One genomic window of Lepeophtheirus salmonis chromosome 5, UVic_Lsal_1.4, whole genome shotgun sequence includes the following:
- the LOC121118463 gene encoding uncharacterized protein has protein sequence MLFQFESSFSFDIYFKIHQKKTPSKIMKIFICLLALTATSLARPQQQDEFFDPNPQYNFSYKVASDLTQTYINQDESRDGDFVTGEYSFVDPNGSLITVVYEAGPEGYSETRTVQEGFVSISPENAGAGSTNVVDTRPAPRSGPGFDEDSIIRKIVGGLTPLIEETVAEGLEN, from the exons ATGTTGTTCCAGTTTGAATCATCATTCTCCTTTGACATCTATTTCAagatacaccaaaaaaaaactccctCAAAAATTATGAAG ATCTTCATCTGCCTCCTTGCTCTAACTGCCACCTCCCTTGCTCGTCCTCAACAACAAGATGAATTCTTTGAT CCCAATCCTCAATACAACTTCTCCTACAAAGTTGCCTCTGATCTAACCCAAACATACATAAATCAGGATGAATCTCGTGATGGTGACTTTGTCACTGGTGAATACAGCTTTGTAGATCCCAATGGAAGTCTTATCACTGTTGTCTACGAGGCTGGACCTGAGGGATACTCCGAGACTAGAACAGTACAAGAAGGATTTGTTTCCATTAGCCCTGAAAATGCTGGTGCTGGGTCAACCAATGTCGTAGATACCCGACCTGCTCCAAGAAGTGGTCCTGGATTCGATGAGGATAGTATTATTCGTAAGATCGTCGGAGGGTTAACTCCATTAATTGAAGAAACTGTTGCTGAGGGTCTTGAAAACTAA